The proteins below come from a single Saccharophagus degradans 2-40 genomic window:
- a CDS encoding thiazole synthase, with protein sequence MHDIQDPLNLYDTAFSSRFLLGTALYPSPQSMLDAIASSGCNIVTLGLRRQNPSNRDGQAIWEAIQQTGCHLLPNTAGCKSAKEAITLANMSREIFDTPWIKLEVIGDDYTLQPDPFALVEAANELISQGFNVLPYCTDDLMVCHKLVDVGCKVLMPWGAPIGTGQGLLNPYQLKTLRERLPRIPLIIDAGLGAPSQAAQAMEMGYDGVLLNTAVAKASNPAGMAKAFALAIEAGRQAYKAGLMVKRQTASASTPTVGQPFWHQPCNRG encoded by the coding sequence ATGCATGATATTCAAGACCCTTTGAACTTATACGACACCGCTTTTAGCAGCCGTTTTCTGTTGGGCACGGCCCTGTACCCATCGCCGCAATCCATGCTAGATGCCATTGCTAGCTCGGGCTGTAATATCGTTACACTGGGGCTGCGCAGACAAAACCCCAGCAACCGTGACGGCCAAGCCATTTGGGAGGCGATTCAGCAAACCGGCTGCCACCTACTGCCTAATACGGCTGGCTGTAAATCGGCTAAAGAAGCCATTACCTTAGCGAATATGTCGCGCGAGATATTCGACACCCCCTGGATAAAACTCGAAGTCATTGGCGATGACTACACTCTCCAGCCCGACCCTTTCGCGCTAGTAGAAGCGGCAAACGAGCTTATATCCCAGGGTTTTAATGTTTTACCCTACTGCACCGATGACCTTATGGTTTGCCACAAATTGGTAGATGTAGGCTGCAAAGTGCTTATGCCTTGGGGCGCCCCTATAGGCACCGGCCAAGGCCTACTTAACCCCTACCAGCTTAAAACACTGCGCGAACGCTTGCCGCGTATTCCGCTCATAATAGATGCAGGCCTAGGGGCACCATCACAGGCGGCGCAAGCCATGGAAATGGGCTATGATGGCGTTTTACTGAATACCGCTGTCGCGAAAGCAAGTAACCCCGCGGGAATGGCAAAAGCATTTGCTCTGGCAATTGAAGCAGGCCGCCAAGCATATAAGGCAGGCCTTATGGTTAAACGCCAAACAGCCAGCGCCAGCACGCCAACCGTAGGCCAGCCCTTTTGGCACCAACCTTGTAATCGCGGTTAA
- the thiS gene encoding sulfur carrier protein ThiS — translation MTDSTHNDNIQVSVNGTITQLASQATLASLVQIHNPDGLPVAVAVNDEFVPRSQYTATQLTAGDTIDIVSPVGGG, via the coding sequence ATGACTGATTCGACCCACAACGACAATATTCAAGTGAGCGTAAACGGTACTATTACCCAGCTTGCCTCTCAAGCGACACTGGCGTCACTGGTACAAATACATAACCCAGATGGCCTACCTGTAGCGGTAGCCGTGAATGATGAATTTGTACCCCGCAGCCAGTATACAGCTACTCAGCTAACCGCTGGTGACACCATCGATATAGTTAGCCCCGTGGGAGGCGGCTAG
- a CDS encoding FAD-dependent oxidoreductase, whose product MNTSLHKRAESPVHAAIAGGGLMGRLLAWRLTALGHRVSLFDAGSLSTPHNAAYTAAAMLSPMSEVVVSERAIYDMGLHSMTLWESWLAELPALFKHLYSKRGSVVVAHPQDESELLQFHQDLQHHLGANNQSQWLAPHELAQLEPDLHFSHGLYLPNEAALNNRVFLDKLLEWLIDHNVQIHANTPVRFAPEAQIDNIDASQFDLWFDCRGVGAGKERQVRGVRGEVIWVETDEVKLHRPIRLMHPRYKLYIVPKPNNQFIVGATEIESNDNSPMSVQSALELCSALYTLNPAFAEARIVEMDTNLRPALIDNMPCITLAQANSSNRTPVIQANGLYRHGYLLAPSAVEYALQLAGLGRAKSPFASHFNRRTLDAYTTSPTAIQTPKALALYD is encoded by the coding sequence ATGAATACCTCCTTACATAAACGGGCCGAATCGCCCGTGCACGCAGCCATTGCCGGTGGCGGCCTAATGGGCCGATTACTTGCGTGGCGCCTTACTGCTTTGGGCCATCGCGTATCTTTATTCGACGCGGGCTCGCTTTCTACCCCTCACAATGCAGCATACACTGCAGCAGCCATGCTATCGCCCATGAGCGAAGTGGTTGTATCTGAGCGGGCAATTTATGACATGGGGCTGCACTCCATGACACTGTGGGAAAGCTGGCTGGCAGAGCTACCAGCACTATTTAAGCACCTGTATAGCAAGCGCGGTAGCGTTGTTGTGGCCCACCCACAAGATGAGTCGGAATTACTTCAGTTTCACCAAGATTTGCAGCACCACTTGGGCGCGAACAATCAAAGCCAGTGGCTTGCCCCGCACGAATTAGCCCAACTCGAGCCTGACTTACATTTTAGCCACGGTTTATACCTCCCCAACGAAGCGGCGTTAAATAACCGCGTGTTTCTCGATAAGTTACTCGAATGGCTTATTGACCATAATGTACAAATACACGCTAACACCCCTGTGCGCTTTGCGCCCGAAGCACAAATAGACAACATAGATGCAAGCCAATTTGATTTATGGTTTGACTGCCGTGGCGTTGGCGCAGGTAAAGAAAGGCAAGTGCGCGGGGTGCGGGGTGAAGTTATTTGGGTAGAAACCGACGAAGTAAAACTGCACCGCCCTATTCGGCTTATGCACCCCCGCTACAAACTCTATATTGTGCCTAAGCCTAACAATCAATTTATTGTTGGCGCCACCGAAATAGAAAGTAATGATAACTCGCCCATGTCTGTGCAATCTGCGCTGGAGTTATGCAGCGCCCTGTACACGCTCAACCCCGCATTCGCCGAGGCGCGCATAGTAGAAATGGACACAAATTTACGCCCCGCGCTAATCGATAATATGCCCTGTATTACCTTGGCACAAGCTAACTCAAGTAATCGTACGCCAGTCATTCAAGCCAATGGCTTGTACAGGCACGGTTATTTATTAGCGCCAAGTGCGGTGGAATACGCTTTACAACTAGCGGGCCTAGGCAGAGCTAAATCACCATTTGCCAGCCACTTTAATCGCCGCACTTTAGACGCATATACAACAAGCCCTACAGCTATTCAAACACCGAAGGCACTCGCACTGTATGACTGA
- a CDS encoding monovalent cation:proton antiporter-2 (CPA2) family protein — protein sequence MEAEHTSMTIPYLYETIAFLLTVVIVVPLFKRIKMSPILGYLAVGAIIGPYGAAVIHDANAVQHFAELGVIILLFTIGLELSFARLKSFSKLIFGLGAAQVLVSASIISGLAFWWGNTIEAAVIIGLCLALSSTAMVMQILHERSESATTYGRASFAILLFQDLAVVPILILLTILGDTSSGDSSLWLTVGSALLKAAITIGFIIFVGRFLLSFLFRHVARLRNIDVFTALMLLVILATSVITGLAGLSMALGAFLAGLLLAETEFRHQIESEIAPFKGLFLGLFFMGVGMNLDLVMAFEYGVWVVLSVVGLLALKATIATLFARLFGLSWQDALRTGLIVSEAGEFAFVVIGQATLSYQLIEPNIGQFMVVVAGLSMIFTPFLAMFGKWLADKYNLSQTPNAAPDALHDHIIIAGFGRVGQAVAHILTQQSIPYIALDTNADEVRRLQKQGAHIFLGDASKQEVLHMASVDNASVLLVTMDDSHASIRTTHGARQHHPELKIVVRSKDEQHSTALLHAGANQVVPETLEASLQLCAHTLQASGMSREEATACVEIERSEAYSRLLHEAKAIGNQNPACDKP from the coding sequence ATGGAAGCAGAACACACATCGATGACCATTCCCTACCTGTACGAGACCATCGCCTTTTTACTTACCGTTGTTATAGTTGTACCCCTATTTAAACGTATAAAAATGAGCCCTATTCTGGGCTATTTAGCCGTAGGAGCTATTATTGGCCCTTACGGCGCAGCTGTTATTCACGATGCTAACGCCGTACAACACTTCGCCGAACTCGGCGTGATAATTTTACTGTTTACCATCGGTTTAGAGCTTTCATTTGCGCGCTTAAAAAGTTTCTCCAAGCTTATTTTTGGCTTGGGAGCGGCGCAAGTATTAGTAAGCGCAAGCATAATTAGCGGCTTAGCATTTTGGTGGGGCAATACCATCGAAGCGGCCGTTATTATCGGCTTGTGTTTGGCGCTTTCTTCCACTGCCATGGTGATGCAGATTTTGCACGAGCGCAGCGAAAGTGCCACCACCTATGGTCGAGCAAGCTTTGCCATTCTGCTCTTTCAAGATTTAGCCGTTGTCCCTATTTTAATTTTGCTCACCATACTCGGCGATACATCCAGTGGCGATAGCAGCCTATGGCTAACGGTGGGCAGCGCCCTTTTAAAGGCAGCCATCACTATTGGCTTTATTATTTTTGTGGGCCGCTTTTTGTTGAGTTTTTTATTCCGCCACGTCGCCCGCTTGCGCAATATTGATGTGTTTACCGCCCTTATGCTGCTGGTTATTCTCGCCACCTCTGTGATTACCGGCCTTGCGGGCTTATCTATGGCACTGGGTGCATTCCTCGCCGGCTTATTGCTCGCAGAAACCGAGTTTCGCCATCAAATAGAAAGCGAAATCGCCCCGTTTAAAGGCTTATTTTTAGGCCTGTTTTTTATGGGCGTGGGCATGAATTTAGACCTGGTTATGGCCTTCGAGTACGGCGTATGGGTTGTATTATCGGTTGTGGGTTTACTAGCCTTAAAAGCAACCATTGCCACACTATTTGCACGCTTATTTGGGTTAAGCTGGCAAGATGCGCTGCGCACAGGCTTAATTGTTTCTGAAGCCGGTGAATTTGCATTTGTGGTAATTGGGCAGGCAACCTTAAGCTACCAACTTATTGAACCTAATATTGGCCAATTTATGGTGGTAGTTGCCGGCTTATCGATGATTTTCACCCCATTTCTTGCCATGTTTGGCAAGTGGCTGGCCGATAAATACAACCTGTCACAAACCCCTAACGCTGCGCCCGATGCACTGCACGACCACATAATAATCGCGGGGTTCGGCCGCGTTGGGCAGGCAGTAGCACATATTCTTACGCAACAATCCATCCCCTACATTGCGCTCGACACTAACGCAGATGAAGTACGGCGCTTACAAAAACAAGGCGCACATATATTTTTAGGCGACGCCAGCAAGCAGGAAGTGCTGCATATGGCCAGTGTAGATAACGCCAGCGTGCTGCTTGTTACCATGGATGACTCCCACGCATCCATTCGCACAACCCATGGCGCACGCCAGCATCATCCAGAATTAAAAATTGTGGTGCGCTCCAAAGACGAACAACATTCAACAGCACTACTACACGCAGGCGCCAATCAAGTTGTGCCAGAAACACTAGAAGCCAGCTTGCAGCTATGTGCACACACACTTCAAGCATCGGGTATGAGTCGCGAAGAGGCTACAGCCTGTGTAGAAATTGAACGTTCAGAAGCTTACTCACGCTTGCTGCACGAGGCCAAAGCCATTGGCAATCAAAACCCCGCTTGCGACAAACCATAG
- the xseA gene encoding exodeoxyribonuclease VII large subunit, translating to MQNDIFSQTNQITAKRGGERKTFSVEELNRRVKDLLEVHLPLIWVEGEISNFSAPASGHWYFTLKDERAQVRCAMFKGRNQQVKFRPKAGDKVLLRARVSLYEGRGDFQLIAEHMEESGFGLLQQRYEALKAQLLNEGLFNEADKQPIPTLPNHIGIITSPTGAAVRDVLSVLQRRFPSIPVTVIPAPVQGDDAPAKLIQAIDIAENSGLFDVLLLCRGGGSIEDLWAFNNEALARRIYECDIPIVSAVGHEVDFTIADFVADLRAPTPSAAAELLCPNKTDIDQLLQHFAKQLKQRLHQRLSQYAQAVNHLRTRLKHPGERLNARAQQLDQLEIRLTRAIQLRLQKDGTTLRNREQRLTQQHPQKLLAQHQKDLAKLRLQLNQAISRLLDKKTDRLQRAVALLDIASPLATLKRGYSITTKADGTVIRTPADTPKGETIHIKLAEGELSAKIN from the coding sequence ATGCAAAACGATATTTTTAGCCAAACCAACCAAATTACAGCCAAGCGTGGCGGCGAGCGCAAAACTTTTTCTGTGGAAGAGCTTAACCGCAGAGTAAAAGACCTGCTTGAAGTACACCTGCCCCTTATTTGGGTAGAAGGTGAAATTTCTAACTTTAGCGCCCCTGCCTCTGGCCACTGGTACTTCACCCTAAAAGACGAGCGCGCACAGGTGCGCTGTGCCATGTTTAAGGGCCGCAACCAGCAGGTAAAATTTCGCCCAAAAGCGGGCGATAAAGTGCTGCTGCGCGCCCGCGTAAGCCTGTATGAGGGTCGCGGCGATTTTCAGCTTATTGCCGAGCACATGGAAGAGTCTGGGTTTGGCCTATTACAACAGCGTTACGAAGCCCTAAAAGCACAGTTACTAAATGAAGGCCTGTTTAACGAGGCAGATAAACAACCGATTCCCACACTGCCAAACCATATAGGCATTATCACATCGCCCACAGGGGCTGCCGTGCGGGATGTACTATCGGTATTACAGCGCCGCTTCCCCAGTATTCCGGTAACGGTGATCCCTGCCCCTGTGCAAGGGGATGACGCGCCCGCAAAACTCATACAGGCAATAGACATTGCCGAGAATTCAGGCCTTTTTGATGTGCTTTTGCTGTGCCGCGGCGGCGGCTCGATAGAAGACTTATGGGCCTTTAACAATGAAGCGCTGGCGCGCCGCATTTACGAATGCGATATACCCATTGTGAGCGCAGTGGGTCACGAGGTAGATTTTACCATTGCCGACTTTGTTGCAGATTTACGCGCCCCCACCCCTTCGGCTGCGGCTGAACTGCTGTGCCCAAACAAAACAGATATCGACCAATTGCTACAACATTTTGCCAAGCAGCTTAAACAGCGCCTACACCAGCGTTTAAGCCAATACGCTCAGGCAGTAAATCACCTGCGCACAAGGCTAAAGCACCCTGGCGAGCGCCTAAATGCGCGAGCGCAACAATTGGATCAATTAGAAATTCGTCTTACCCGCGCCATACAGTTGCGCTTACAAAAAGACGGCACCACACTTAGAAACCGCGAGCAGCGCTTAACCCAGCAGCACCCTCAAAAGTTGCTTGCGCAGCATCAAAAAGATCTCGCAAAACTTCGCTTACAATTAAACCAAGCCATTAGCCGTTTGCTAGATAAAAAAACAGACAGACTGCAAAGAGCCGTTGCACTGCTTGATATTGCTAGCCCCCTGGCAACCCTTAAGCGCGGCTACTCCATAACGACTAAGGCTGACGGCACGGTTATACGCACGCCGGCCGACACCCCAAAAGGCGAAACCATTCATATTAAGCTTGCCGAGGGTGAACTATCCGCAAAAATTAACTAG